Genomic DNA from Desulfobacteraceae bacterium:
CATTGGCGCTGAGCAAACTGCCCGGCAGGGAATTTTGACTTGCCGACCGCCAGCGGTGGGATCTAAGGAGGTGCAGAGTTCGCGGAACGTTAGAAGCAAAATTTCGCAGCGATCATAAAAGTGAAAAAATGAAGGGCGTCCCCGGTTGTTTGGTTGTTGTTAGAAGGGGATGTCGAGGGCCAGCCACCCTCCCCGGCCGCCGGGGCTGGCGCCCAGGCGCAAGCGGCTGTCCTGGCGCAGGCGCTCGACGAAGGCTTTTTCCTGCTGCCGGTTGAACTTGTGGGCGCTGCTGACCCCGCCGTAGATGTTGCCGGCGTAAAACCCCAGCCCGACTGTCGTCAGCAGCCCGCCCAAGACCGGCAGGTCGTTGTCGAAGGCCTCCCAGGCAGCCGCGGCAAAGGCGCCGTTGACCAGTAAGGCCACCAGGGCGTCGCGCTTCAAACCGGTGTAAAGGTAGCCCCCGCCGGGCACCAGCGAGAAAATGCCGGCGGCCGCCGGGCTTTTACGGGAAATATCCCCCGCGCGGTCAAGACCTTCCTCGATTTCTCCGATGCCCAGCTTCTCCCGGCTCTCCGGCCGCACCCGGGCAAAGGCCTGCCGTGCGGCGTCAAACTCCCCCTGGTCGAGATAAATCCAGCCCACCCGCAGCCAGACCCGGTCCCTCATGTCGTCGTCAGCCGTCACGGCCAGCAGCTCGTCGAGGGCCTGCAGGGCCGCCCGGGTCTCCCCCAGGGCCAGGTGGGCGGCGCTGATCTCAAGCAGGGCCGTTTCCGCCAGCCGGCCGCCCTCCTTTTCCACCACCTCCCGAAAAGCGCTGATCGCCTCCCGGAACTGCCGGTCCATGAACAGGGCGCGGCCGATGGCCATGCGGGCCTCCCCCGCGCGCGGGTCGTCGGGGAAAAAATAGACGAAGCGCCGGAACTCGAAGACCGCCTGGGTGTAGGCGCCCTTTTCTGCGGCCTCCCGGGCGAAGCCAAATTGGTCGTCGGCGCTCAGCTGGATCGTGCCGCCGGCTGCCAGGGCCTGGGAGCCGGCGGCCGCCGTCAGCAGCAATGCCAGAGCCAGCGCGCCGCTGGCCGCAACCCAACGGGATTTTAAGGCCCGCCGCCAAGGGGC
This window encodes:
- a CDS encoding tetratricopeptide repeat protein, whose protein sequence is MRLCAFFTAPWRRALKSRWVAASGALALALLLTAAAGSQALAAGGTIQLSADDQFGFAREAAEKGAYTQAVFEFRRFVYFFPDDPRAGEARMAIGRALFMDRQFREAISAFREVVEKEGGRLAETALLEISAAHLALGETRAALQALDELLAVTADDDMRDRVWLRVGWIYLDQGEFDAARQAFARVRPESREKLGIGEIEEGLDRAGDISRKSPAAAGIFSLVPGGGYLYTGLKRDALVALLVNGAFAAAAWEAFDNDLPVLGGLLTTVGLGFYAGNIYGGVSSAHKFNRQQEKAFVERLRQDSRLRLGASPGGRGGWLALDIPF